The following proteins are co-located in the Triticum aestivum cultivar Chinese Spring chromosome 1A, IWGSC CS RefSeq v2.1, whole genome shotgun sequence genome:
- the LOC123048206 gene encoding pentatricopeptide repeat-containing protein At3g60050: MIRGARAPPLRVARLFWPSRRLCGDDSRTGVEAPGTGQQDDGCILEREGEAGLDPSTVTPEVLLRMPPPPPLPGRPESGDYDAENLSSGSGSRRRPREELRLADRILKVLLQDGPGFSARKALDEMNLKVTNELVRQVMFKFVVSVDSVNRERYPRLAYKFFVWAGQQDGYRHNTSMYNLVMKVFAECGEVKAMWRLLEEMTEIGLPVSARTFHILICTCGQAGLRRRLVERFIKSSSFNYRPFKSSFNAILHTLLTIKQYSLIEWVHQKMVTEGHTPDVLTYNVVMRAKYLLGKLDQFHRLLDEMGKNGLTPDLHTYNLLLHVLGKGDKPLAALNLLNYMSDVGCVPSVLHFTNLIDGLSRAGNLEACRYFFDEMVKKGCEPDAVCYTVMITGYVAAAEFEEAQKLFDDMLVRGKLPNVYTYNSMIRGLCIVGEFDKACSMLKDMDLHGCTPNFSVYSTLVCRLRNAGKDSEANHVIKYMTKKGQYLHLLSRFGGYRRC, from the coding sequence ATGATACGGGGCGCTCGCGCACCTCCCCTCCGAGTAGCCCGGCTGTTCTGGCCTTCCCGCCGCCTATGCGGCGACGATTCAAGAACCGGTGTCGAGGCGCCCGGCACTGGGCAGCAGGATGATGGCTGCATTCTGGAGAGAGAGGGCGAGGCGGGCCTAGATCCGTCGACCGTTACGCCCGAAGTGCTCCTccgcatgccgccgccgccgcccctgcccggcCGGCCGGAGAGCGGCGACTATGATGCCGAAAATTTGTCCTCTGGTTCCGGTTCCAGGCGGAGGCCCCGTGAGGAATTGAGACTGGCAGATAGGATTCTCAAGGTACTGCTGCAGGATGGCCCGGGGTTCAGCGCCCGCAAGGCGCTCGACGAAATGAACCTGAAGGTGACCAACGAGCTGGTCAGACAGGTGATGTTCAAGTTTGTTGTGTCTGTTGATAGTGTCAACCGGGAGAGGTACCCGAGGCTGGCGTACAAGTTCTTCGTGTGGGCAGGGCAGCAGGATGGGTACCGCCATAACACGAGCATGTACAACCTCGTTATGAAGGTCTTTGCCGAGTGCGGGGAGGTTAAGGCGATGTGGCGGCTGCTTGAGGAGATGACGGAGATTGGGCTGCCTGTCTCTGCTCGTACATTCCACATTTTGATATGCACATGTGGGCAGGCTGGGTTGAGGCGGAGGCTGGTGGAAAGGTTCATCAAGTCAAGTAGTTTCAACTACCGCCCGTTCAAGAGTTCGTTCAATGCGATATTGCACACGCTCCTGACGATCAAACAGTACTCTTTGATCGAATGGGTTCACCAGAAAATGGTAACGGAGGGGCACACTCCTGATGTATTGACATACAATGTGGTCATGCGTGCAAAGTATTTGCTCGGGAAATTGGATCAGTTCCATAGATTGCTTGATGAGATGGGAAAGAATGGGCTTACGCCTGACCTTCATACTTACAatctcttgcttcatgtgcttggtaaAGGAGACAAACCGCTTGCAGCTCTCAATTTACTGAACTATATGAGTGATGTTGGTTGTGTGCCAAGTGTGCTCCATTTCACAAACTTGATAGATGGTCTTAGCCGTGCTGGTAACCTAGAAGCTTGCAGGTATTTCTTTGATGAGATGGTGAAGAAAGGGTGTGAACCGGATGCTGTCTGCTACACTGTTATGATTACAGGCTATGTGGCAGCCgcagaatttgaggaagcccaGAAGTTGTTTGATGATATGTTGGTGAGAGGGAAGCTTCCGAATGTGTACACATACAATTCAATGATACGCGGGCTTTGCATAGTAGGTGAGTTTGATAAAGCTTGCTCTATGCTGAAGGATATGGACTTGCACGGATGCACACCAAACTTCTCAGTGTATAGTACTTTAGTGTGTAGATTGCGAAATGCTGGAAAGGATTCTGAAGCTAATCATGTTATTAAGTACATGACAAAGAAAGGCCAATATCTTCATTTGTTGTCAAGGTTTGGGGGATATAGAAGATGCTGA
- the LOC123048217 gene encoding heavy metal-associated isoprenylated plant protein 39 — MAAQKVVLRVPTMTDDKAKQKAIEAVADIYGIDSIVADLKDNKMIIIGEMDTVAIAKKLKKVGKIDIVSVGPAKEEKKEEKKEEKKEEKKEEKKEEKKEEKKEEKK; from the exons ATGGCGGCCCAG AAGGTGGTGCTCAGGGTCCCGACCATGACCGACGACAAGGCCAAGCAGAAGGCCATCGAAGCGGTCGCGGATATCTACG GCATTGATTCCATAGTTGCGGATCTGAAGGACAATAAGATGATCATCATAGGCGAGATGGACACTGTGGCAATCGCAAAGAAATTAAAGAAGGTTGGGAAGATTGACATTGTGTCCGTTGGACCtgcaaaggaagaaaagaaagaagagaagaaagaagaaaagaaagaggagaaaaaagaggaaaagaaagaagagaagaaagaggagaagaaagaggagaaAAAATGA